The proteins below are encoded in one region of Triticum aestivum cultivar Chinese Spring chromosome 1B, IWGSC CS RefSeq v2.1, whole genome shotgun sequence:
- the LOC123142246 gene encoding type I inositol polyphosphate 5-phosphatase 1 isoform X3 has protein sequence MASSSSPAAPLLPPCQDEQDKEDAGARSDGGSQREQGVMRSWAEAALLCCGADCGDAERLWRRVVLRKWLNVGAGSGDSDFSADEFEAEAETDDEEPGHQEKCCCWEHKLFDEERRSRGLGAGTIGNQVKAVPDRLKRCNSETLRAQYIDVAELRIFVGTWNVGGRVPPTDLDIQEWLAMEEPADIYVLGFQEIVPLNAGNIFGAEDDHPVVVWEHIIRETLNKICPYKPKHKCVSDPPSPSKFNPSDYLVMEDDFLSEADNGSEGELHPLIGQDINPVTNDSGVCKTYEYSTSASSERVHEGEDFSKMLPVHLLQDSTSVTSVKTLTASASFKSRHENSNGFPEDNLDHDVSIDNRVVERKNSNFVRIISKQMVGIYLSVWVQRGLRRHIQNLRVSTVGVGAMGYIGNKGSISVSMSIYQTPFCFVCCHLTSGEKDGNLTKRNADVEEILRRTVFNPVHRVSMPKGIHDHDHFINFRKIIWFGDLNYRINLSYERTHELISRKEWDLLFDNDQLKWELMKGRTFDGWIEGVISFPPTYKYEFNSDKYAGDEPISARRRPAWCDRILSYGKGIRLDSYRRVELNLSDHRPVSAVYMAEVEVLCHRKFQKAVTFTNVEVEDHLLLER, from the exons AtggcgtcctcctcctccccggcgGCTCCGTTGCTCCCACCTTGTCAAGATGAGCAGGATAAGGAGGACGCAGGTGCTCGGAGCGACGGCGGGAGTCAGCGGGAGCAG GGGGTGATGCGGAGCTGGGCGGAGGCGGCGCTGCTGTGCTGCGGCGCGGACTGCGGCGACGCGGAGCGGCTGTGGCGCAGGGTGGTGCTGCGCAAGTGGCTCAACGTCGGCGCCGGGTCCGGCGACTCCGACTTCAGCGCCGACGAGTTCGAGGCCGAGGCCGAGACCGACGACGAGGAGCCCGGCCACCAAG AGAAGTGCTGTTGCTGGGAACACAAACTGTTTGATGAGGAGAGGAGATCGCGTGGACTTGGTGCGGGCACGATTG GTAATCAAGTGAAGGCTGTGCCTGACAGACTTAAAAGGTGCAATTCAGAGACACTTCGCGCTCAGTATATCGATGTCGCTGAACTCAG GATTTTCGTAGGGACATGGAATGTTGGAGGCAGAGTTCCACCTACTGACTTAGACATTCAAGAATGGCTGGCGATGGAGGAGCCAGCTGATATTTATGTTCTCGG ATTTCAAGAAATTGTCCCACTAAATGCTGGGAATATATTCGGTGCTGAAGATGACCATCCAGTTGTAGTATGGGAACATATCATTCGTGAAACTTTGAATAAGATATGTCCATATAAACCAAAGCATAAATGTGTCAGTGATCCTCCTTCACCATCAAAGTTCAATCCATCAGATTATCTTGTGATGGAAGATGATTTTCTTAGTGAGGCCGACAATGGAAGTGAGGGGGAACTTCATCCATTGATTGGACAAGACATTAATCCAGTTACTAATGATAGTGGCGTTTGTAAAACATATGAATACTCCACCTCTGCTTCCAGTGAAAGAGTTCACGAAGGCGAAGACTTCAGCAAGATGCTTCCA GTTCATCTTCTTCAGGACAGCACATCAGTTACTTCAGTGAAGACTCTAACAGCTTCTGCGTCTTTCAAATCGAGACATGAGAATTCTAATGGTTTTCCAGAAGATAATCTGGACCATGATGTTAGTATCGATAATAGAGTCGTTGAAAGAAAAAATTCAAATTTCGTACGGATAATAAGCAAGCAAATGGTGGGAATATATCTTTCGGTGTGGGTTCAGAGAGGCCTTAGGAGGCACATTCAGAATTTGAGAGTATCAACTGTAGGTGTAGGCGCGATGGGTTACATCGGTAACAAG GGATCAATATCAGTCAGCATGTCTATATATCAGACACCCTTTTGTTTTGTATGTTGCCACCTGACATCTGGTGAAAAGGATGGAAATCTAACAAAGAGAAATGCAGATGTTGAAGAAATCCTTCGAAGAACGGTATTTAACCCAGTTCATAGAGTCAGCATGCCTAAGGGAATACATGACCATGA CCATTTCATAAATTTCAGAAAGATTATATGGTTTGGGGATCTCAACTACCGAATCAACCTATCATATGAAAGAACACATGAACTTATCTCCAGAAAGGAATGGGATTTATTGTTTGACAATGATCAG CTAAAGTGGGAACTGATGAAAGGGCGTACATTTGACGGTTGGATCGAAGGGGTGATTAGCTTCCCCCCAACATATAAATACGAATTTAATTCAGATAAGTATGCGGGCGACGAGCCAATATCTGCGAGAAGAAGACCTGCATG GTGCGACCGGATTCTTTCATACGGAAAGGGCATCAGGTTGGATTCTTACAGAAGGGTGGAGCTTAATCTTTCGGATCACCGCCCGGTGTCCGCTGTCTACATGGCCGAGGTTGAAGTTTTATGCCACAGAAAGTTTCAGAAGGCTGTAACATTCACCAATGTAGAGGTTGAGGATCATCTGTTATTGGAGAGATGA
- the LOC123142280 gene encoding uncharacterized protein — MGFMLRVRLASFFAGAAAAAAGGSYFLYKDYKLAHDSTALKVKGLHDHVDARYKALDKRLAALEAQKSTDSSPAVDAPSG; from the exons ATGGGGTTCATGCTGCGGGTGAGGCTGGCCTCCTTCTTCGCGGGCGCGGCcgccgcggcggccggcggcagctACTTCCTCTACAAGGACTACAAGCTCGCCCACGACTCCACGGCCCTCAAG GTGAAAGGTCTCCACGACCATGTGGACGCCCGTTACAAGGCTCTCGACAAGCGACTTGCAGCTCTGGAAGCCCAGAAAAGCACCGACTCCTCTCCGGCTGTGGACGCGCCATCGGGCTAG
- the LOC123142246 gene encoding type I inositol polyphosphate 5-phosphatase 1 isoform X1: MASSSSPAAPLLPPCQDEQDKEDAGARSDGGSQREQGVMRSWAEAALLCCGADCGDAERLWRRVVLRKWLNVGAGSGDSDFSADEFEAEAETDDEEPGHQEKCCCWEHKLFDEERRSRGLGAGTIGNQVKAVPDRLKRCNSETLRAQYIDVAELRIFVGTWNVGGRVPPTDLDIQEWLAMEEPADIYVLGFQEIVPLNAGNIFGAEDDHPVVVWEHIIRETLNKICPYKPKHKCVSDPPSPSKFNPSDYLVMEDDFLSEADNGSEGELHPLIGQDINPVTNDSGVCKTYEYSTSASSERVHEGEDFSKMLPVNTSHHSHNSSHTLFRSNLKEPSNQAGHLERPGMIWPEQQLDMQVHLLQDSTSVTSVKTLTASASFKSRHENSNGFPEDNLDHDVSIDNRVVERKNSNFVRIISKQMVGIYLSVWVQRGLRRHIQNLRVSTVGVGAMGYIGNKGSISVSMSIYQTPFCFVCCHLTSGEKDGNLTKRNADVEEILRRTVFNPVHRVSMPKGIHDHDHFINFRKIIWFGDLNYRINLSYERTHELISRKEWDLLFDNDQLKWELMKGRTFDGWIEGVISFPPTYKYEFNSDKYAGDEPISARRRPAWCDRILSYGKGIRLDSYRRVELNLSDHRPVSAVYMAEVEVLCHRKFQKAVTFTNVEVEDHLLLER; this comes from the exons AtggcgtcctcctcctccccggcgGCTCCGTTGCTCCCACCTTGTCAAGATGAGCAGGATAAGGAGGACGCAGGTGCTCGGAGCGACGGCGGGAGTCAGCGGGAGCAG GGGGTGATGCGGAGCTGGGCGGAGGCGGCGCTGCTGTGCTGCGGCGCGGACTGCGGCGACGCGGAGCGGCTGTGGCGCAGGGTGGTGCTGCGCAAGTGGCTCAACGTCGGCGCCGGGTCCGGCGACTCCGACTTCAGCGCCGACGAGTTCGAGGCCGAGGCCGAGACCGACGACGAGGAGCCCGGCCACCAAG AGAAGTGCTGTTGCTGGGAACACAAACTGTTTGATGAGGAGAGGAGATCGCGTGGACTTGGTGCGGGCACGATTG GTAATCAAGTGAAGGCTGTGCCTGACAGACTTAAAAGGTGCAATTCAGAGACACTTCGCGCTCAGTATATCGATGTCGCTGAACTCAG GATTTTCGTAGGGACATGGAATGTTGGAGGCAGAGTTCCACCTACTGACTTAGACATTCAAGAATGGCTGGCGATGGAGGAGCCAGCTGATATTTATGTTCTCGG ATTTCAAGAAATTGTCCCACTAAATGCTGGGAATATATTCGGTGCTGAAGATGACCATCCAGTTGTAGTATGGGAACATATCATTCGTGAAACTTTGAATAAGATATGTCCATATAAACCAAAGCATAAATGTGTCAGTGATCCTCCTTCACCATCAAAGTTCAATCCATCAGATTATCTTGTGATGGAAGATGATTTTCTTAGTGAGGCCGACAATGGAAGTGAGGGGGAACTTCATCCATTGATTGGACAAGACATTAATCCAGTTACTAATGATAGTGGCGTTTGTAAAACATATGAATACTCCACCTCTGCTTCCAGTGAAAGAGTTCACGAAGGCGAAGACTTCAGCAAGATGCTTCCAGTAAATACTTCTCATCACTCCCACAACTCAAGTCATACGCTTTTTAGATCTAATCTGAAAGAACCGAGCAACCAAGCCGGTCACTTGGAAAGGCCTGGAATGATTTGGCCTGAACAACAATTGGATATGCAGGTTCATCTTCTTCAGGACAGCACATCAGTTACTTCAGTGAAGACTCTAACAGCTTCTGCGTCTTTCAAATCGAGACATGAGAATTCTAATGGTTTTCCAGAAGATAATCTGGACCATGATGTTAGTATCGATAATAGAGTCGTTGAAAGAAAAAATTCAAATTTCGTACGGATAATAAGCAAGCAAATGGTGGGAATATATCTTTCGGTGTGGGTTCAGAGAGGCCTTAGGAGGCACATTCAGAATTTGAGAGTATCAACTGTAGGTGTAGGCGCGATGGGTTACATCGGTAACAAG GGATCAATATCAGTCAGCATGTCTATATATCAGACACCCTTTTGTTTTGTATGTTGCCACCTGACATCTGGTGAAAAGGATGGAAATCTAACAAAGAGAAATGCAGATGTTGAAGAAATCCTTCGAAGAACGGTATTTAACCCAGTTCATAGAGTCAGCATGCCTAAGGGAATACATGACCATGA CCATTTCATAAATTTCAGAAAGATTATATGGTTTGGGGATCTCAACTACCGAATCAACCTATCATATGAAAGAACACATGAACTTATCTCCAGAAAGGAATGGGATTTATTGTTTGACAATGATCAG CTAAAGTGGGAACTGATGAAAGGGCGTACATTTGACGGTTGGATCGAAGGGGTGATTAGCTTCCCCCCAACATATAAATACGAATTTAATTCAGATAAGTATGCGGGCGACGAGCCAATATCTGCGAGAAGAAGACCTGCATG GTGCGACCGGATTCTTTCATACGGAAAGGGCATCAGGTTGGATTCTTACAGAAGGGTGGAGCTTAATCTTTCGGATCACCGCCCGGTGTCCGCTGTCTACATGGCCGAGGTTGAAGTTTTATGCCACAGAAAGTTTCAGAAGGCTGTAACATTCACCAATGTAGAGGTTGAGGATCATCTGTTATTGGAGAGATGA
- the LOC123142269 gene encoding protein PIGMENT DEFECTIVE 338, chloroplastic → MPPPSLLSLLPAASVSPRARRPKHGAPAASHRLHSRIPVLLSGRTPSPLRSSPSSSSDVVEGGGGGGGGEELHLLDKPFPSPSAPEEDEPEPEAAPAPSTAEALAPYLNFFQVKGADASEGTSEAAAAGKEKHASEDGAVSAGRGVIYYDPMPGDLVVGVVVGGDARALDVDVGAGGEPALLLTKEAAPASPEEFAYLACDVASGGAREFAAEGRVGVAAGGGGIVKFGRTGKEKCAPVVGVGTVVFAEVLGRTLGGRPLLSARRLFRRVAWHRVRQIKQLNVPIKVKISEWNAGGLLSRIEGLRAFLPKPQMMTRARNFTDLKNNVGRQIHVCITKIDERTNELIISEKEAWAMLYLKEGALLEGTVRKLFPYGAQIRIGETNRSGLLHVSKITHGQLRSVSDALRVGERVKALVIKSTTPDRIALSIRDLESEPGLFLSNKEKVFAEAEEMARGYREQIPATPRSGEAPHDGDDDTVPFEDEAASYANWKWLKFIKSDRADCNPSSTEPSGL, encoded by the exons ATGCCGCcgccctcgctcctctccctcctccccgccGCGTCGGTCTCCCCGCGTGCCCGCCGACCCAAGCACGGAGCGCCTgcggcgagccaccgcctccattCCCGCATCCCCGTCCTACTCAGCGGGCGAACTCCCTCGCCGCTCcgctcctcaccctcctcctcctccgatgtgGTCGAGGGCGGGGGTGGCGGAGGGGGAGGCGAGGAGCTCCACCTGCTCGACAAGCCCTTCCCGTCCCCCTCCGCGCCGGAGGAGGACGAGCCCGAGCCGGAGGCCGCCCCGGCGCCGTCCACGGCCGAGGCGCTCGCGCCCTACCTCAACTTCTTCCAGGTGAAGGGCGCCGACGCCAGCGAGGGCACgtccgaagccgccgccgccgggaagGAGAAGCACGCCTCGGAGGACGGGGCTGTGTCGGCCGGGCGCGGGGTCATCTACTACGACCCCATGCCCGGGGACCTGGTCGTCGGCGTCGTCGTCGGGGGCGACGCGCGGGCGCTCGACGTAGACGTCGGCGCCGGAGGCGAGCCGGCGCTGTTGCTGACCAAGGAGGCGGCGCCGGCGTCCCCGGAGGAGTTCGCTTACCTGGCGTGCGACGTCGCGTCGGGCGGCGCGAGGGAGTTCGCCGCGGAAGGCAGGGTCGGCGTCGCGGCCGGCGGGGGCGGGATTGTGAAGTTTGGGAGGACCGGGAAGGAGAAATGTGCGCCGGTGGTGGGCGTTGGCACGGTGGTGTTCGCCGAGGTCCTCGGCCGAACACTTGGCGGGCGGCCGTTGCTGTCTGCGCGCAGGCTGTTCCGGCGCGTCGCGTGGCACAGAGTGAGGCAG ATAAAGCAGCTAAATGTGCCTATCAAGGTTAAAATTTCTGAGTGGAATGCTGGAGGCTTGTTGTCAAGAATTGAG GGGCTCCGGGCATTCCTACCTAAGCCTCAGATGATGACTAGAGCAAGAAATTTTACAGATCTAAAGAACAAT GTTGGTCGACAGATACATGTCTGTATTACAAAGATTGACGAAAGGACTAACGAATTAATAATTAGTgaaaaagaggcttgg GCAATGTTATACCTTAAAGAAGGGGCTCTCTTGGAAGGGACAGTCCGCAAGTTGTTCCCATATGGTGCACAAATAAGGATTGGGGAGACTAACAGAAG TGGTTTGCTGCATGTATCAAAGATAACACACGGTCAGCTGAGATCCGTCAGTGACGCGCTCAGGGTGGGCGAGAGAGTGAAAGCGCTTGTGATCAAATCGACGACGCCAGACAGAATTGCTCTTAG TATTAGGGACCTTGAGAGCGAGCCTGGACTGTTTCTCTCCAACAAAGAG AAGGTGTTCGCCGAGGCGGAGGAGATGGCGCGAGGATACCGGGAGCAAATTCCGGCGACGCCTCGGTCCGGCGAGGCGCCCCACGACGGGGACGACGACACCGTCCCGTTTGAGGACGAAGCGGCGTCCTATGCCAACTGGAAGTGGCTGAAGTTCATCAAGTCGGACAGAGCAGACTGTAACCCCAGCAGCACCGAACCGTCGGGATTGTAA
- the LOC123142246 gene encoding type I inositol polyphosphate 5-phosphatase 1 isoform X2 has translation MASSSSPAAPLLPPCQDEQDKEDAGARSDGGSQREQGVMRSWAEAALLCCGADCGDAERLWRRVVLRKWLNVGAGSGDSDFSADEFEAEAETDDEEPGHQEKCCCWEHKLFDEERRSRGLGAGTIGNQVKAVPDRLKRCNSETLRAQYIDVAELRIFVGTWNVGGRVPPTDLDIQEWLAMEEPADIYVLGFQEIVPLNAGNIFGAEDDHPVVVWEHIIRETLNKICPYKPKHKCVSDPPSPSKFNPSDYLVMEDDFLSEADNGSEGELHPLIGQDINPVTNDSGVCKTYEYSTSASSERVHEGEDFSKMLPVNTSHHSHNSSHTLFRSNLKEPSNQAGHLERPGMIWPEQQLDMQVHLLQDSTSVTSVKTLTASASFKSRHENSNGFPEDNLDHDVSIDNRVVERKNSNFVRIISKQMVGIYLSVWVQRGLRRHIQNLRVSTVGVGAMGYIGNKGSISVSMSIYQTPFCFVCCHLTSGEKDGNLTKRNADVEEILRRTVFNPVHRVSMPKGIHDHEKIIWFGDLNYRINLSYERTHELISRKEWDLLFDNDQLKWELMKGRTFDGWIEGVISFPPTYKYEFNSDKYAGDEPISARRRPAWCDRILSYGKGIRLDSYRRVELNLSDHRPVSAVYMAEVEVLCHRKFQKAVTFTNVEVEDHLLLER, from the exons AtggcgtcctcctcctccccggcgGCTCCGTTGCTCCCACCTTGTCAAGATGAGCAGGATAAGGAGGACGCAGGTGCTCGGAGCGACGGCGGGAGTCAGCGGGAGCAG GGGGTGATGCGGAGCTGGGCGGAGGCGGCGCTGCTGTGCTGCGGCGCGGACTGCGGCGACGCGGAGCGGCTGTGGCGCAGGGTGGTGCTGCGCAAGTGGCTCAACGTCGGCGCCGGGTCCGGCGACTCCGACTTCAGCGCCGACGAGTTCGAGGCCGAGGCCGAGACCGACGACGAGGAGCCCGGCCACCAAG AGAAGTGCTGTTGCTGGGAACACAAACTGTTTGATGAGGAGAGGAGATCGCGTGGACTTGGTGCGGGCACGATTG GTAATCAAGTGAAGGCTGTGCCTGACAGACTTAAAAGGTGCAATTCAGAGACACTTCGCGCTCAGTATATCGATGTCGCTGAACTCAG GATTTTCGTAGGGACATGGAATGTTGGAGGCAGAGTTCCACCTACTGACTTAGACATTCAAGAATGGCTGGCGATGGAGGAGCCAGCTGATATTTATGTTCTCGG ATTTCAAGAAATTGTCCCACTAAATGCTGGGAATATATTCGGTGCTGAAGATGACCATCCAGTTGTAGTATGGGAACATATCATTCGTGAAACTTTGAATAAGATATGTCCATATAAACCAAAGCATAAATGTGTCAGTGATCCTCCTTCACCATCAAAGTTCAATCCATCAGATTATCTTGTGATGGAAGATGATTTTCTTAGTGAGGCCGACAATGGAAGTGAGGGGGAACTTCATCCATTGATTGGACAAGACATTAATCCAGTTACTAATGATAGTGGCGTTTGTAAAACATATGAATACTCCACCTCTGCTTCCAGTGAAAGAGTTCACGAAGGCGAAGACTTCAGCAAGATGCTTCCAGTAAATACTTCTCATCACTCCCACAACTCAAGTCATACGCTTTTTAGATCTAATCTGAAAGAACCGAGCAACCAAGCCGGTCACTTGGAAAGGCCTGGAATGATTTGGCCTGAACAACAATTGGATATGCAGGTTCATCTTCTTCAGGACAGCACATCAGTTACTTCAGTGAAGACTCTAACAGCTTCTGCGTCTTTCAAATCGAGACATGAGAATTCTAATGGTTTTCCAGAAGATAATCTGGACCATGATGTTAGTATCGATAATAGAGTCGTTGAAAGAAAAAATTCAAATTTCGTACGGATAATAAGCAAGCAAATGGTGGGAATATATCTTTCGGTGTGGGTTCAGAGAGGCCTTAGGAGGCACATTCAGAATTTGAGAGTATCAACTGTAGGTGTAGGCGCGATGGGTTACATCGGTAACAAG GGATCAATATCAGTCAGCATGTCTATATATCAGACACCCTTTTGTTTTGTATGTTGCCACCTGACATCTGGTGAAAAGGATGGAAATCTAACAAAGAGAAATGCAGATGTTGAAGAAATCCTTCGAAGAACGGTATTTAACCCAGTTCATAGAGTCAGCATGCCTAAGGGAATACATGACCATGA AAAGATTATATGGTTTGGGGATCTCAACTACCGAATCAACCTATCATATGAAAGAACACATGAACTTATCTCCAGAAAGGAATGGGATTTATTGTTTGACAATGATCAG CTAAAGTGGGAACTGATGAAAGGGCGTACATTTGACGGTTGGATCGAAGGGGTGATTAGCTTCCCCCCAACATATAAATACGAATTTAATTCAGATAAGTATGCGGGCGACGAGCCAATATCTGCGAGAAGAAGACCTGCATG GTGCGACCGGATTCTTTCATACGGAAAGGGCATCAGGTTGGATTCTTACAGAAGGGTGGAGCTTAATCTTTCGGATCACCGCCCGGTGTCCGCTGTCTACATGGCCGAGGTTGAAGTTTTATGCCACAGAAAGTTTCAGAAGGCTGTAACATTCACCAATGTAGAGGTTGAGGATCATCTGTTATTGGAGAGATGA